Proteins from a genomic interval of Terriglobia bacterium:
- a CDS encoding cytochrome c: protein MWFACSRGPQQAPPPAGGIASGPEMYTAYCASCHGVTGKGDGPAASALKVPPPDLTVLAKRNGGRYPDGHIYQVIEWGGAIASHGSREMPVWGVAFRPLTRENQKEVSVRIHALTDYIGTLQQK, encoded by the coding sequence ATGTGGTTTGCCTGTTCCCGCGGGCCGCAGCAGGCGCCGCCGCCCGCCGGCGGGATCGCCTCCGGCCCCGAGATGTACACCGCCTACTGCGCCAGTTGTCACGGCGTCACCGGCAAAGGCGACGGTCCTGCCGCGTCCGCGCTGAAGGTTCCGCCGCCCGACCTCACCGTTCTGGCCAAGCGCAACGGCGGCCGCTATCCCGACGGACACATCTACCAGGTCATCGAGTGGGGCGGCGCCATTGCCAGCCACGGCTCCCGCGAAATGCCCGTCTGGGGCGTCGCCTTCCGCCCTCTCACCCGCGAGAATCAGAAAGAAGTCTCCGTCCGCATCCACGCCCTTACCGATTACATCGGAACCCTGCAGCAGAAGTAG
- the aceE gene encoding pyruvate dehydrogenase (acetyl-transferring), homodimeric type produces the protein MNTKPVLAPEPNVDEISEWLEAFDQVVDEEGATRACQILKALTDRARLAGIDVPVQLNTPYVNTIRADEEEAYPGDRALERRIKSLIRWNALAMVHRQNKKDPGIGGHISTYSSIASLLEVGFNHFFHANYGNQPGDFVYFQGHASPGVYARAFLLGRLAEKDLENFRHELRQEPGLSSYPHPWLMPHFWRFPTVSMGLGPINSIYQARFMRYLENRGIIPVTPRKIWAFVGDGETDEPETLGSLTLGSREKLDNLIWVVNCNLQRLDGPVRGNGKIIQELEAAFRGAGWNVIKVIWGADWDPLLARDKSGLLLKCMEETVDGEWQALKVKGGAFIRKEFFGKYPELLDLVAHLSDAELTSLRLGGHDPQKIYNAYKRAVEHKNGPTVILAKTIKGYGLGSAEARNATHQEKKLNDEQLAAFRKRFEIPIPEEAANEGTFYRPPQNSEEIVYMKDRRRALGGYIVIREDGDWQFSAPPLDSFAEWLEGSKGRAVSTTMGYVSILRHLLKHPDIGKLIVPIVPDEGRTFGMEAIIRQVGIYASQGQLYKPHDQDMLLYYREAKDGQILEEGITEAGSMASTTAAGCAYSNYHVPMIPFFTFYSMFGFQRVGDLIWAFADARGKGFIVGGTAGRTTLAGEGLQHQDGHSVVLSSLVPTCATYDPAYVYEIAVIIQDGIRRMYQEREDRFYYLTVYNEDYPMPEMPAGVSEGILRGIYKLKSAPGGKATVQLFGSGAILNEAVRAQAILAEKYGVQADVWSVTSYNELRREALAIERWNRLHPSQPEKKPYILTALNGARGPIIAATDYMKIVPHQLAPWLQDRLESLGTDGFGRSDNRQHLRRHFEVNAESIAAAALARLARDHKFDAGRAQQAFADLGVDTEKIDPARA, from the coding sequence ATGAACACGAAACCCGTACTCGCGCCGGAGCCCAACGTCGATGAAATCTCCGAGTGGCTCGAAGCCTTCGACCAGGTCGTGGACGAAGAGGGCGCCACCCGCGCCTGCCAGATCCTGAAGGCCCTCACCGACCGTGCGCGCCTTGCCGGCATCGATGTCCCGGTCCAGCTCAACACGCCTTACGTCAACACCATTCGTGCAGATGAAGAGGAGGCCTACCCCGGCGATCGCGCCCTCGAGCGCCGCATCAAGAGCCTCATCCGCTGGAACGCGCTCGCCATGGTCCATCGCCAGAACAAGAAGGACCCCGGCATCGGCGGCCATATTTCTACCTACTCATCGATCGCCAGCCTTCTGGAAGTCGGCTTCAATCATTTCTTCCACGCCAACTACGGCAACCAGCCCGGCGACTTTGTCTACTTCCAGGGCCACGCCTCGCCCGGCGTTTACGCGCGCGCATTCTTGCTGGGCAGGCTTGCGGAGAAGGACCTGGAAAATTTCCGCCACGAACTCCGCCAGGAACCCGGCCTCTCCTCCTATCCGCATCCCTGGCTGATGCCGCACTTCTGGCGTTTCCCGACCGTCTCCATGGGTCTCGGTCCCATCAATTCCATCTACCAGGCGCGCTTCATGCGTTACCTGGAAAACCGCGGCATCATTCCCGTGACTCCGCGCAAGATCTGGGCCTTCGTGGGCGACGGCGAAACCGACGAGCCGGAAACCCTGGGCTCCCTCACCCTGGGCTCGCGCGAGAAACTCGACAACCTGATCTGGGTGGTCAATTGCAACCTGCAGCGCCTCGACGGCCCGGTCCGCGGCAATGGCAAGATCATCCAGGAACTCGAAGCCGCCTTCCGCGGCGCCGGCTGGAACGTCATCAAGGTTATCTGGGGCGCCGACTGGGACCCCCTGCTGGCGCGCGACAAGTCAGGCCTGCTGCTGAAGTGCATGGAAGAAACCGTGGACGGCGAATGGCAGGCGCTCAAAGTCAAAGGCGGCGCCTTCATCCGCAAGGAATTTTTCGGCAAGTATCCTGAGTTGCTCGACCTGGTGGCTCACCTGAGCGACGCCGAACTCACCTCGCTGCGTCTCGGCGGCCACGATCCGCAGAAAATCTACAACGCCTACAAGCGCGCCGTCGAACACAAGAACGGGCCCACCGTTATTCTCGCCAAGACGATCAAGGGGTACGGTCTCGGTTCCGCCGAGGCGCGCAATGCCACCCACCAGGAAAAGAAGCTCAACGACGAACAGCTCGCTGCCTTCCGCAAGCGCTTTGAAATTCCCATTCCCGAGGAGGCGGCGAACGAGGGCACGTTCTATCGCCCGCCGCAGAACAGCGAAGAGATTGTTTACATGAAGGACCGGCGCCGCGCACTCGGCGGCTACATCGTGATTCGCGAGGACGGCGACTGGCAGTTCAGCGCTCCGCCGCTCGACAGCTTCGCCGAATGGCTCGAGGGCTCCAAGGGCCGCGCCGTCTCCACCACCATGGGCTACGTCAGCATCCTGCGCCACCTGCTGAAGCACCCCGACATCGGCAAGCTCATCGTCCCCATCGTTCCCGACGAAGGCCGCACCTTCGGCATGGAAGCCATCATTCGCCAGGTCGGCATCTACGCCAGCCAGGGCCAGCTCTACAAGCCTCACGATCAGGACATGCTCCTCTACTACCGCGAGGCCAAGGACGGCCAGATCCTGGAAGAGGGAATCACCGAAGCCGGCTCCATGGCCTCCACCACCGCCGCCGGCTGCGCTTATTCCAACTACCACGTGCCCATGATTCCGTTCTTCACCTTCTATTCCATGTTTGGATTCCAGCGCGTGGGCGATCTCATCTGGGCGTTCGCCGACGCTCGCGGCAAAGGCTTCATCGTCGGCGGCACCGCCGGACGCACCACCCTGGCCGGCGAAGGCCTGCAGCACCAGGACGGACACAGCGTCGTCCTCTCCAGCCTTGTCCCCACTTGCGCGACGTACGATCCGGCGTACGTCTACGAGATCGCGGTGATCATCCAGGACGGCATTCGCCGCATGTACCAGGAGAGGGAAGACCGCTTCTACTACCTCACCGTTTACAACGAAGACTACCCCATGCCCGAAATGCCCGCCGGCGTGAGCGAGGGCATTCTCCGCGGCATCTACAAACTGAAATCAGCTCCCGGCGGCAAGGCCACCGTGCAGTTATTCGGCAGCGGCGCCATCCTGAACGAAGCGGTGCGCGCACAGGCCATTCTCGCCGAAAAATACGGCGTGCAGGCTGACGTGTGGAGCGTCACCAGCTACAACGAGCTTCGCCGTGAGGCCCTCGCCATCGAGCGCTGGAACCGCCTGCATCCTTCCCAGCCGGAAAAAAAGCCCTACATTCTCACCGCGCTCAACGGCGCCCGGGGCCCCATCATCGCCGCCACCGATTACATGAAGATCGTTCCCCACCAGCTCGCTCCCTGGTTGCAGGATCGCCTGGAATCGCTGGGCACCGATGGCTTCGGCCGCAGCGACAATCGCCAGCACCTGCGGCGCCACTTCGAGGTCAACGCCGAATCCATTGCCGCCGCCGCCTTGGCGCGGCTGGCGCGCGACCATAAATTCGACGCTGGCCGCGCCCAGCAGGCCTTTGCCGATCTCGGCGTGGACACGGAAAAGATCGACCCCGCCCGCGCCTGA
- a CDS encoding metallopeptidase family protein — translation MGNYHEVVHRDLFIQLVKKELDRLPRQFRSRIHNVAVLVEDLPPEQLASRGVRRPRSLPRELVLGVYRGIPATKRSVFDLPAGPDTIVLYQKNIEAVCSSEDEIREQVRRTVIHELGHYFGMDEDQLRDV, via the coding sequence GTGGGGAATTACCATGAAGTTGTGCACCGCGACCTCTTCATTCAACTCGTCAAAAAGGAACTGGATCGACTGCCCCGCCAGTTTCGCAGCCGCATTCATAATGTCGCGGTGCTGGTCGAGGACCTGCCGCCTGAGCAGCTTGCATCGCGGGGCGTCCGCCGCCCGCGCTCGTTGCCGCGCGAGTTGGTGCTTGGTGTATATCGCGGCATTCCGGCGACCAAGCGCAGCGTCTTCGATCTGCCGGCGGGTCCGGACACCATCGTCCTCTACCAGAAAAACATCGAAGCGGTTTGTTCCTCCGAGGACGAAATCCGCGAGCAAGTCCGCCGCACCGTCATCCACGAACTCGGCCACTACTTCGGCATGGACGAAGACCAACTCCGTGACGTGTAG